The sequence below is a genomic window from Desulfopila inferna.
CTGTCAATGCACGCCTTACCGCAGCATCTATGTCGTCAACGACTATATCGAGGTGCACGGGGGTCCAGTGTCTTTGGTAGTTCCTCAGGTGGGGAGAGACGGGTGAAGCCTGGGTTCCGTCAGTCTTGAGCAGCAGATATATCGGAGTCGAGCCTCCGAGGAGTTCGACACCATCCACGCCAAAGCGGCGCCCTATGTGAAGTTCAAAGGCTGCGCAAAAGAAGTCGATGGCGCGATCGAGATCATCGACGTCGATGTTGACGAGAAGTTGCACGAGTGCATCCTCCTGCGATGCCTGACAGCTGGCCCGCTGCCCTGCGCTGTTGTGGATTCAACTTATAGCCGATGGTCAAGGTGACAGAACATTGCTTTAAAAGCCAGCCCTGACTTTACGCAGATTCCTTCCAATAAATCACCTAACAAAAAAATATTCTCTTCCAGGTGTTCTTTCAAGTTATTTTTGTTGTTTTAAAGTGCTGCAGCCCTCCAACTACGAACAGCTTCTATTCCCTTGGCACATTTGACAAAAAATCCTGTTCTGCCGTACAATAAATTTAGAACCATAATCATAACCTTTCAGCACTGTATCACAGCGAAGCTTCGACTAACCCAGCTGAGCTGGACTCTTTACAGCACCCCCTTGAGGGGCATAATAACCTTTAGACAGATTATTTCTTGCAAAAAAGCAAGAAGACAATCTGCAGGATACTAATCGGCAATTCTCATTTTCAGATTCCTCAGATGGTTTGAATCCGAATTCATTGCATTCGTAATCATTCTGATGTCATTTTCTGCAACGGCAATCTTTCTCACCCAATACGGCAACCTTGACTTACTTGTCGATAAGGAGACCCCATGGAAAATTACAAAAAGATTCTATTACCTGTAGATGGTTCTGAAAACTCAAAACTTGCCAAGAAACATGCCATTAACATCGCCAAACTTATGGATGCCGAGATCCTGTTGGCCTATGTTACCGGCCCGATTCCCGGCATCGTCACCGGCAAGGCAAAGGAAGAGGCTATCAAGGCTCAGAAAGAAGAAGCCGATCTTCTGCTTTCACCCTACAGAGATTATCTTCAGGCAAATGAAGTTACCTTCACTGAAGCTGTTGCTCACGGGTACAAACCCGGAGATGAAATATGCAGAATAGCCGAAAGGGAAGGTTGCGATCTGATAATTATGGGCTCAAGAGGACTCAACGATTTTAAAGGCATGGTGCTCGGCAGCGTGACTCATCGTGTCCTGTCGCATTGTCATCACATTCCGGTCTTTGTTGTACGCTGAACAAGATGATTTGTAATACAGAACCGGCTGGGGAGCTGCGGCCTGCTTCCCGGCCAATCCGCTGAGACCGGAGCCCCATGGACGGTGCGACAATAGTTTTCAAGCTCCTCGGAGGACTTGTTCTCTTCATGTTCAGCATCAGGATGCTGAGCGACACCATGAAGAGAGCTGCCGGGCCACGATTGAAACTCATTCTCGAGAAAGCTACAGCCACTCCCCTGGGCGGCATGTTCACCGGAACTCTGGTCACCTTTCTGGTGCAGAGCAGCAGCGTCACCGTGCTGCTTCTGCTTGGTCTGGTCAATGCCGGTGTTATGAAACTCAGGCAGGCAATATTCGTCATTCTCGGCTCTGAGATCGGCACAACCTTTACCGCCCAGATAGTTGCTTTCAAAGTAACCATCTTATTTTTTCCTCTGATCATAGTCGGTTTTATTCTACAGGCCTTTTTCCCAACCCGTGAGGGAATCAGGGATAGCGGCGAAATTGTATTATTTCTCGGCCTGGTATTTCTGGCCATGAAGATTATGGCGGACGGTGCTGCTCCACTCCGAGAGTATCCTCAAGTCATCGAGCTGATTATCCGTTTTGGAACATTTCCGCTTTTGGGCATCCTCATGGGTACGCTCTTCACTGCACTCACCAGCAGCAGCTCGGCGACGACAAGTCTGGTAATAGCCATGAGCATGGAGGGCGTTATTGATTTGTCGTCGGGGATTTCCCTTATCGTCGGCGCCAATATAGGAACCTGCGTCCTGGAGCTATTCGCCACCATCGGCACCGGGATTTCTGCCAAGCGCACAGGTCTGGCCCAATTCATAATCAACCTGACCGGCGCCCTGCTGATCTATCCGGTAATCGTACCGTTTGCCGATCTTATCTCGAAAACCGCCGACGTTATCCCAAGACAGATAGCCAATGCGCATACGATATTCAATGTTTCAGTGAGCTTTCTTCTCCTGCCGTTCTCCGGGATCCTTGTTTCCCTTCTGGAGAAGATAGTTCCCGGCAAGGAAAAAGACTTCCCCGATATTATGGCAAGTCTTGACAGTCATCTTCTCAAAGTACCGGCGCTTGCCTTATACAGAGCGGAGGAGGAAGTCTATAAGATGGTGACTATAACCGATGAAATGCTCAAGCTCGCCGGCAGAAAATTATTTTCTCAGGATAAAGGAGGAGGAAAAACTGTCAGGAAGTATGAAGAGAACATCGATTTAGCAACATATGCTGTGACGGAATATGTGCATCAGATAAGCACACTGCTCCTTTCCAACAGAGACAGGCTTAGAAAACGGGCAATTATCCATTCACTCACCGATATTGAACGGATTGCCGATCTTGCCGAAAATCTGGTTATTTATGCTGACCAGCCTGAGATCATTTTCTCTGAACCAGCCAGAAAAGATCTGCAGCACATTTTTGAAAATGCCACCATGGCCTACGATGCAGCAGTTCAAACTGTTCGTAAGAAGCGGAAGATTATACAGCTCGACGTGCCCGACATGGAAAACCAGGTGAACACCAGAAAAACGGAACTGCGCATGAAATACCTCAAACGTCAGGTGAAAAAAGGTGAAAAGACCGCTGTGGATGCTTTTTATCCCGCAGTTTTCAGGGATCTTGAACGGATAGGCAGCCATTCATTTAATATTATTGAGCACTTTGACACTCTGGACTGATTTTGTCTGATATTTGGCGCTGCCCCGCGGTTTGAAATTGTTTTTGACGGACTTACAATAACTGAAGAGTCTGATGATAATGATAAAATATCTGAGTCTTACTGCTGCATCACGGGAGGATTCTTCCAATGCCTGGAGTTACTTCTTTCGAGGAGCATCATCAGCGTTATGAGGCTTGGTTCGACCGACATGCAGTTGTTTATGTTTCCGAACTGCTTGCCTTGCGACCCTTTGTCCCTCTGGAAGGCCGGGGAATTGAAATCGGGGTGGGAAGTGGACGCTTTGCCGCACCGCTGGGTCTTCGCTTCGGCATCGATCCCTCACGGGCAATGCTTGACCTTGCTGCTGCACGGGGAATAACAACAGTTGCAGGCACCGCCGAGAATCTGCCTTTCAAGGCCGATAGCTTCGATCATGCCCTGGTCGTGACCACCCTCTGTTTTGTCGATTCTCCGACCAAAATGCTCGACGAAATCTCCAGGGTGCTCAAGCCCGGCGGACGTCTGGTCCTTGGTTTTATTGATCGGGAAAGTTCTTTGGGTCAATATTATCAGGCTCATCAGGTAAAAAGCGTCTTTTTCCGCGATGCCACCTTTTTTTCTGCCGGCGAAGTTGCCGAACTTTTATGCCATACGGGGTTTTCAATACACAGCTGGGGCCAGACACTCGAACATCCTTTGCCTGAGGTACGGGAAATTGAAGCTCTGCGCTCAGGTTATGGCCAATGCGCATTCGTGGTGGTCGCTGCAGCTAATCCAAAGGAATCAGGGTAGCTGCAATCTGCTGTCATCTTTCAATCATCAGGTAAAGGAGATCTACGAAAAAGAAGAGGAATCATAAAAAAGCTTGAATAGCAGAAGACTTCAGACAGGAAAAAAGGTAGATTGGCGCCTCGATGATTCTTTTCGTTCTGAATTTCTTTGTCTCAGGTTCTGAGAAGAAAAAATCTACCAAACCAAAAGTACCTAACCCAGCTGAGCTGGATAAGAACCTTTAGACAGATTATTTTCTTGTAAAAAAAACAAGAAAATAATCTGTAAGGTACTAACGTCTACCAGGTGAAACAATGAAGGATGCCCGACCCCGAAGCCGTGCCAAAACAGCTAAAAAAAAGAACACCGAATATATAGTAGAGAAAAAAGAAACCCTCCTGGTCAGCCTGCTAAGCCACCTGCCGCATAAGAGCCGCAACATTCTCAAGGCCGTACTGAAGGACAGGCAGGTTTCAGTTGACGGCAAACCTGTCACCCAGTTCGATTACGCTCTTGTGCCCGGCCAGCGTGTCGAGGTGAGCTGGACCAGAGCCGTACCGGTGCAGCAGCCGCGTGAGCTCAATATTATATTTGAAGATGAAAACATCATTGTCATCAATAAACCCGCAGGGCTCCTCACAGTCGCCACGGATAAGGAAAAACGTAAAACAGCCTATTCAATGCTGAGCGATTACGTTAAGAAGGAAAATTCCGAAAATAAAATTTTTGTCATCCACAGACTCGATCGGGAAACATCGGGACTGTTGATGTTTGCCAGAAACGAGAAAATCAAAGAACAGATCCAGGAAAACTGGGGTTCAACGGTGAGTCAACGCACCTATGTTGGTGTGGTAGAGGGCCGAATCGAGCAGCCGGAAGGAACAATTTCCTCATGGCTCACCGAGAGCAAGGCCTTCATCGTGTATTCATCACAGAATCCGCAATCCGGGAAAAAAGCCATCACCCACTATAAGACATTGAAGGCAAACAACACCTATACCATGCTGCAGATTAACCTGGAAACGGGGAGAAAACATCAGATAAGGGTGCATATGCAGGACATGAAACATCCTATTATCGGTGATAAAAAATATGGCTCAAGCGACAATCCCCTGCGCCGTCTCGGCCTGCATGCCCAGGTGCTGGCTTTTGTACATCCGTCAACCGGGGAACCGTGCCGCTTTGAGACGGGAATTCCTGAAAAATTTCAGCAGCTTTTTTCAGCATGACGGCCAGGAAAGCAGCAGCCATCCCTACTGCCTTGCATCCACCAATGCAAAACGGGGTCATGGTATCTCGCTTGAAGTATTGTAAAAGCTCTGCAGTGAAAAAATAAGAGACAATGACCAACAATTTTGTGCTGCGCAGCCTTCGCTATACTTTCCAGATCGGCGATTCACAGATGATTGCCCTGTTCGGGGCGGCGGGCTATCAGGTAACACGGCAACAAGTCAGTGACATGCTGAAAAAAGAGGATGACCCGGCATATCAAAAATGTTGGGACGCTGAACTGGCCGTTTTTCTTAATGGTTTCATTTCCTGGAAACGGCAACAAACAGAGCATCAGAGTCCCTCTCCGCAGCGGAAGCCCGAGCAACATCTGACCAATAATATTATTCTGCGGAAGCTGAAAATAGCTCTGGACCTGAAAGATGAGGAGATACTGGAGATTTTGACCCTGGCAGGTCTGCCGGTAAGCAAACCTGAATTAAGCGCTTTTTTCCGTAAACCCGGTCATAAGAACTACCGCGCCTGCAAGGACCAGATACTGCGAAATTTCCTCAAAGGCCTGCAGCTGAAATATCGACCTGAAAGCAATCACAACAGTGACTTTAAATGGAAAATGAAGAAATAGAAATACCATTCACATCTTGTTTCTTCCTGTTTCTCGATCAAAAATGGGGTTCTTCCATATTGAGCTTACCTGCAGTAAAAAAAAAGGTACTAAAATATACAAATATAACCTGAGATTCCTTTTGGCGGTTTTTTTTGGGGGGCTGGTCCACATGTGTTGCATGGTGATCTCTCCCTGACTGCGCCGCAGTCAAGTAATACTGAAACAATCAGAGTTGATGGACTCGTAAAAAGACCGGATCGACGTTGATGTAAACCTAGCTCTAAGTCTTTGATTTAACGTATAATATGCAATGCCAAATCACCGTTCCAGATAGTACGCCTGGTACAACGAGTTTTGTCAAAATCGGAGTTTATGCCCGTAGGACGCCTATCGCAGAGCTCATCTCAGCAACTCCGATGACTTTCGAGGTCATCAGAGTTGAAATACAACGGGCTGCAACGCATCTCATAGGAGACCCCCATGAGGCGCATGGATCCGGAAAAAATTTGTTGTAACAGGTGGGTCGTATAGCCGGTGGTTTTAACCACCGGAGACATTGCGGACACACGATGAGTCCTGAAAGGACGATGTTAATACTTCATCCAAAGAAGATCCAAAAGTAGTGGCAATCCACCTACAATGATATATCTTTCTCCACAAGCACAAACTATCGATATACTGACGGAACAATGAGGTCTACCCAAAAGGAGCCGAAAATGGTTGCCGACAATGCTATTATTCTTGACCAGGTACCCGATGCCCCAGTCAAAGATAAAGATTATCTCTTTTATCTTCACGGCCTGATAGTTGAAGAGGCCGGTATCCGCCCCAAAAGTGACGAGCATGGATTTTACGAATACCGGCTCATTCTTGAAGAACTGGCCGGGCATGGATTCATCGTTATCAGCGAGGCACGGCCGCAAGGGACTCAAATCAAACCTTATGCTGAAAAAATCGTCAATCAGATCAGAAAACTTCTGTCCCATGGGGTAGCGCCGGAAAAAATAACGGTGACCGGTGCGTCCAAAGGCGGCAGCATCAGCGCGTATGTGTCCGCCATGCTTAAGGAGAGAGACGTAAATTACCTGTTTCTGTCCGGTCTTTTTGAAAAAAATCTGACAGACGAAGATTTGAAATTGTACGGTAATGTCCTTTCTATCCATGACCGGGCCGATAAGCTGAAGATCGTCCCGTCACTCTACTTCCAACGGTCCGAGGGGCTGGGGAAATTTGAGGAGTTTGTCCTTGATCTTGATGTGGGACACGGTCTGATTTACAAACCCTACCCGGAATGGATCGACCCCTTTTTACAATGGCTCGGAAAATGATAAAGTATTCGCTATAAATGCCCCAAAAAAGAATTTATTTCCTCACTGCGAACAAATTTCATCCTGCACAAAACAGCTAGGAATAGAGGTGCATTCATGATAGGCTAAATATAAGGAAACCGGATCAACCTACTGACAGAATACTTTTTTTCAGGAATAGAGGAGGGAATATATGGAGGAGATTATTCACATCATTGTCCCCGTTGACCTCGAACAGCATACCGAGAAGCTTGTAAACTTTGCCATTGACATAGCCGGCAAGCTTGATTGCGAGATCACCTTTTTCCATGGAGTCGAGTATGCCGCCACGTCCCTGCCTTATATGGGAGAGATGGCCATGGGGAGTTTTTCATATGACGATTACACCTTTGCACGTGTCGATCAAGCCCGGAAAAAACTCGATGAGATTGTGAAGAAATGCGAGGGCAAATGCAAAAAATGCAGCAGCAAGGTAGCAACCGGTGACGTGGTCGATGAAATTATTGAATATGCAAAGGACCAGAAGTCCGACATGATCATCATCGGTACGCATGGCAGAAGAGCAATTGAAAAAATTCTCCTTGGCAGCGTCGCCGAACGCGTAATCAAAAGAGCTCACTGTCCCACTTTGGTGATGAATCCTTATCGCTAGGAAACAGCCTGAAACAAACTTTGGTGGCTTAGCGAAAAACTCACCGGGATCAAAGAGAAGTAGTCTGAAGATGGCGGCCTCTCCGGTGAGGATCAGCCGAACCGAAAGGACTGCCCCATCCTTATCACAGTCAGGTTTTAATCTCGATTTTTTTGGTCTTTTCGGATTCGGCGCCGGGCAGCTTGGGCAGAGATATCTTCAATACACCTTTTTTGAATTCAGCATCTACCTTATCAGAATCAACCTTGGCATCCAGAGGAATCACCCTGCGAAAGGAACCATAGGACATCTCGCGGTGATAATATTCCTCATCCTCCTCCTTCTTTTCTTCTTTTCTTTCCCCGCTGATGACAAGGAAATCATCTTCCAGCGAGACAGAAATATCTTTTTCATCCATGCCGGGGAGTTCGGCCGTTACTTTGATCTTTTTCGACGTCTCCTTGACATCGATACTCGGAGCAAAACGTGATAACGGCTCATCCAGTACTCCTAAGGGAGAAAGATCAAGGCCGCTGTAGAATTCATTGAACATCCTATTCATTTCCCGTTGCAGACTTGTCATATCGTCCCAACCTGCTCCTCTTCCCGTCAGTGCTCCTCCTCTACCCCGCCTTGCCGGTAAAAATCTTGATAATGCCATTTTTTTTACCTCCTTTGTCTTGTCTCCAATAACCACAAATCGCCACCCATACCCACACCAGATACGCAGATGCTTCACTTCATGGATTTAGAGATACAAATAATGCGCCATTCTTATATCTGGATTTAGTGAAACGGCCCAGCATAGCATGACAAATTATCAACACCACAAGAACTTATTCATATTTAAGCCTTACAAAAAAAGACACCGCAAGAAGACAGATCTTCTCATCCTGCATCCCTCAACCAGCCCGGAAAAATCAGCAGTCTCTCGGACAGGAAAAATCCTGTCACGCAGGAATACTCCTCTTTCCTAGCGACTTCGAAGGCCCTCACTCTAAAGGCACAGCTTATTGATGCGCTCCTGGGATGTAACACTCAGGCTTCGCAGGTTTGGTTGTCCCCCGACATGCAGGCCCTGACAAAGCAGTTACAACGTCCCTATCGGCAGAATTTCATTCAATACTTTACAAAGCTGGAAAGTGATGGTCAAAGTAATCGTATTGCATTATGGTGATTCCGTCTCCGGCAGGACAAAGGGTTCTGCCGAATTTTATCAGATCCGGTTGGGAGCAGGTATGAGAATTGTAATATATGGCGCCACCGAAGCAGGCTATATGGCGGCGCTTCGGCTGAGCAACGATCATGATATTACGCTGATTGACGAACAGGAACAACTGCCGGAAAAATTCAGCGACCTGGACATCAATTATGTCAGCGGCAGCGGCGCAGATGTGGCCGCGCTCGAGCGGGCGGAGGCCTCTAATGTCAACCTGTTCATTGCCTGTTCCGATCTTGATGAAGCCAACATCGTGGCTTGCTGGACCATAAAGCGGATCAAGAACATTGAGACAATCTGTTTTGTACGCACCATCAACCTTTACAAAAACCTCTTATTTTACCGGCAAAGCGCCTATCGAACACCATATGATATCGATACGGTCATTTGGCCCGAACTGCTGCTGACCCAGGATATTTTCCGGATAGTATCGGTGCCAGATGCCATCGATGTCGAGTATTTCGCTCAAGACAGCACCAAACTGTTCGAGTATCGCATCAAGAAGGATTCGATCATTCTCAATAAACGAATCATGGACTGCGATTTTCCTACTGACGTCATCATAGTCGGCATTACCAGGGATAACACTTTGTTCATTCCCGATGGCTCAACCATAATCAGAAATAAAGACAAAGTTGTCTTTATCGGGACCGGTCCGGCGCTGGATATCCTCGCAGCCAGATTCTTCAGGAAAAGCAGCGCCATCAAAAAGGTCGCCGTTATCGGCGGCGGCAGTGTAGGCTTTCTTTTAACGGAAAAGCTCGAACAGGCGGGAATCCAGGTAACCCTGATCGAGCACGACAGGGAACGCTGTTCGTTTCTCGCCGACAACCTGCGCAGAAGCCTGGTTCTTCATGGCGACGGCACCGATTTTGAGCTGCTCGAAAATGAGGCCATAGGTGAGGTCGATGCGGTTATCTGCGTTACCAATAACGATGAAAAAAATCTTTTATGCTCACTTCTGGTCAAACAGCTCGGCTCCGCCAGAATCATCACCAGGGTCGGCAACGTCCAGACGGCTCTTCTGTTTGATCGGGTCGGCATCGATGTTGTGGTTTCTCCGCGTGAATCGGCGCTGAAAGAACTTCTGAACCGGGTACAGGCAAGTGATGTCGACATCCTGGCCCTGGTCGAAGGTGGCCAGGGAGAGGTATTGCAGATCAACCTGGCCGAAGACTTTCCCCGAACCCGAATCATCGATGTGCAATTTGGCGCCAAGGCGATTGTAGGCACCATCCAGAGGGGCAGACAGATAATTATTCCTCATGGAGAGACCACGCTGCAGGGCGGCGATCTCTTAAAGATATTTACCATGGCAGCCGATGCCGACACCGTTAAAAGGATGTTCAGCAAATGAAAAGTGTCCATATATTTTCTGCGCTGGGTATCATCCTTGTTGCTTTTGGTTCCATTATTCTCTCCCCGGTGGTTGTTGCCCTGCTTGAAAAGGATTACCTTTCAATATATCCGTTTGGCATCGCCTCTGCCAGTGCCATAGTGTGTGGTCTGCTGCTGCAGAAGGCTGGGGGGTTTTTGCGGAATTTCGACACACTCAAGCGCAATGAAGGCATGTTGATTGTTGCGTTGGCCTGGATTACCACCGCGGCCTTTGGCGCTATTCCCTACTTGTTCTTTGGCCTGCATCCGTTGAATGCCTTTTTTGAGTCGGTTTCGGGGATAACCACCACCGGTGCCACCGTGCTGACCGATTTTTCCCTGTATCCCAAATCTTTCTTCTTCTGGCGCAGTCTTACCCAGTGGCTGGGGGGCATGGGTATTATCGTTTTATTTGTTGCCATTCTGCCGCAGTTCAAAATCGCCGGCCGCCAGATGTTCTTCGCCGAGGCGCCCGGTCCGACCGAGGAAAAGGTCACCCCTCGCATCAAACATACGGCAACGGCTCTCTGGCTTGTCTATTTCTCTCTCACCCTGATCGAGATTGCATTGCTTAAAATCGCTGGGATGCCGCTGTTCGATGCGATATGCAATTCACTGTCGACCATGGCGGCCGGAGGTTTTTCTCCTCACCCGCAATCAATAATGGGATACCAAAGCTCGACAATCACCTGGATCGTGATCTTTTTTATGCTTCTTGCAGGTTCAAACTTTGCCCTACAATACCGAATGACGGCACGGCGCAGGCCGCTGGCGCTTCTGGGCAGTGAGGAATTCCGCTGCTATGCCTTCTTCATTCTGGCCGGCTCCATATGTCTGGCCCTGCTGTTGTTCTTCCTTGGCAATATGGTAATCGGTGATGCCATCCGCGACAGTCTGTTCCAGATTATCTCCATAATTACCACAACCGGCTTTTCTTCTGCGGATTTCGCCATATGGGCGGTGGCGGCCCAGACGATCCTGTTTGCCTCTATGCTGATAGGCGGCTGCGCCGGATCTGCCGGTGGCGGGGTGAAGGTTGTTCGGGTGCTGCTGGCCGGGAAGTATTTACGCAGGGAAATTGTGCAGATCGTCCATCCACGAATTGTCATGCCGATCAAGATCGACCGCAAAACGGTACCGGAGAATATTCAGCTTCAGGTGCTTGGCTTTCTCTTCTTCTATGTATTGCTTATGACCCTTTCCGCATTTATCGTCACCGCTATTGAAGGCAATCCTTCAATCGGCCTGGTCGGCACGGCGGCAACCATCGGCAATATCGGTCCGGGTTTTGGTGAAATCGGTCCTATGGCAAGTTACGACCATCTCTCCAGCGCTACAAAAATGATTTTCATTATCAACATGATCGTCGGACGCCTGGAGTTGATTCCCTTTCTGGCCATGCTTCATCCTGATTTCTGGAAATTCAGAAAATAGCATTTGATCCCGTTGACCTATGTCGAGGCACTTCCGTCAATCCGGACTCGTCAGTCTGTTTTTCCATTTACCGGAAGGACGGCAGAAGAGATCATCAAGGGCTTACCAGACTTGAAACAACCATATTGCGCCCGCTCTGTTTAGCCGTATAGAGATTGATATCGGCCTTTTCCAGAATCGATTCAGGCCGGAATTCATTGGTCAGCCTGGCTGTCGCCAAACCGATGCTGATGGTAATATGATCGGCGATCCCCGAATATTGATGGGAGATATTTAATTCTTCTATGGACAGACGGATACGATCGGCAACCAGATTGGCGGAGTCCCTATCGGTATCCGGGAAGATCATGACAAATTCCTCACCTCCGTAACGAGCAACCAGATCGGCCGGTCTTTTCACCGAATTGTGTAATACCCTGGCAATAGCCTGCAAGGTACGGTCGCCCATGGCATGACCGTAATGGTCGTTGTACTGCTTGAAAAAATCGACATCCGCCATACCGATGGAAAGAGGGCTTCTGTTACGGATTGCACGAAGGCACTCGTTCTTAAAAACCTCCTCGAACCTGCGCCGGTTGGGGATCTCCGTCAAGCCATCCAGGTAGGCCAGTTGGTCCAGCAGCCGGTATTGATGAACGATGCGCAGATGATTGCGCACCCGCATCTCCACTATCGGAGGTGAAAAAGGTTTGGTTATATAGTCCATCGCCCCCAGCTTCAGTCCATGTTCTTCGTCTTCCATGGAATTCAGAGCGGTGACGAAAATTACCGGAATTGCATTGGTTCGGTCATTATCCTTGAGGCATTTAATGACTTCATACCCGCCCATATCGGGCATCATTACATCAAGCAGAATAAGATCAGGCGGATTTTCTCCGAAAGCGTGCTTTAATGCCTGCGCTCCACTTCTGGCAAGAATTACCGAATGTTCATTTTTAAGGAGA
It includes:
- a CDS encoding diguanylate cyclase, whose amino-acid sequence is MVIEEKKARILIVDDEKMNLKVLADLLKNEHSVILARSGAQALKHAFGENPPDLILLDVMMPDMGGYEVIKCLKDNDRTNAIPVIFVTALNSMEDEEHGLKLGAMDYITKPFSPPIVEMRVRNHLRIVHQYRLLDQLAYLDGLTEIPNRRRFEEVFKNECLRAIRNRSPLSIGMADVDFFKQYNDHYGHAMGDRTLQAIARVLHNSVKRPADLVARYGGEEFVMIFPDTDRDSANLVADRIRLSIEELNISHQYSGIADHITISIGLATARLTNEFRPESILEKADINLYTAKQSGRNMVVSSLVSP